The genomic DNA TGACCATCGGAGCCGCGACGCCGGTGCGCACCGATCTCTTCGAAAGCGCCTATGCCTGGCGCTTCACCGGCTCGGTGCTACTGACCGCCTTCAGCCTGATCGTCGGCAGCATCGCGCTGGCGCTGTGGCTCACGCAGGTGGATGCCGCTGCCACCGGATGGCGCCGGCGCGACAGCCTCTATTTCTGGGCCGCGCTGGCCGAGTTCTGCTGGGCGATCCGGGTGGCCGACGGCGTGATCGCCGAGCCGCCGCTGCCCTGGGGCGCCTGGGGCGTGCTCATGGCCACCTGCTATGCGGGCTGGGCCGCGTCCGCCATGATGTTCTGCTACCAGCTCGCAGGCTGGGACGGCAGCCCGCGCATGCGCTGGCTGCGCTGGCCGATGGCAGGCATGGTGGCCGGAACCTTCGCGGCGAGCGCCATTGCACTTCACCGCGAACAGCCCTATTGGCTCACCGGCTGGCTCGCGCTGGAGATCGTGTTCGTTGCGCTGTTCGTCGGCGCCTTTGCCGTGGCCACCATCCGGCGGCCGAACGTGGGCCGCCTGCTCGTGGCTGCCGCCGCACTGGTGACGCTGGGCTTCGGCACCCGCGACTGGCTCGTGATCCGCCTGAGCGACACCTACGGCGAGACCACCTGGGTGCGCTATTCCTCCGTGTTCTTCGGCATCGCGCTGCTGCTGATCGTCTTGCGGCGCTTCCATGCCGCAAGCGTGCAGGCGCGCGGCTCGGTCGCTGCCCTGGCCGAACGCGTGGCGCAGCGCGAGCGTGAACTCGCATCCACCTTCGCCGCGCTCGAACAGGTGGCGCGCGACCAGGCGCGCACCCACGAGCGCGAGCGCATCCTGCGCGACATGCACGACGGCGTGGGCTCGCACATCAGCTCGGCCATCCGGCAACTGCAGTCGGGCCAGGCCAGGCCGGAGGAACTGCTGCGGACGCTGTGCGACTCGCTCGACCAGCTCAAGCTGGCCATCGACTCCATTCACCTGCCGCCGGGCGACGTCGGCGCCCTGCTGGCGGCACTGCGCTACCGGCTGGAGCCGCGCCTGGCGGCCGCGGGCATCCAGTTCGAATGGGCTGTGGACGAGGTGCCCGACGTGAAGCGGCTCGACGCCCAAGCCATGCGGCAACTGCAGTTCCTGCTGTTCGAGGCGATTTCCAACGTGCTGCAGCACGCCCAGGCCAGGACCCTCCGGATCGAGGCCGAAGCGCTGGCCGGCGCCGTGCAGCTGCGCGTGATCGACGACGGCCGGGGCTTCGATGCGCTGCAGGTGCCCAGGGCGCTGGCGGAGCGCGCCGCCGCCATCGGCGCCCGGCTGGCGCTCGAAAGCCGACCGGGGCGCACGGTCGTTCAGCTCGGCTTCGGCTGAGGTGCGCCGCGGGGCGCGGATAATCCGCCCCCATGTCCGCAGTGTTCAACCAGCCCTCCCTGGCGCGCCGGGTCGCGCCCATCTTCCAGGGCTTCGACGGTTTTCTGGCCTTCGCCGTGCTGCTGCTGGCTTTCGCCGGGCTGCTGACCATGTATTCGTCGGGCTACGACCATGGTTCGCGCTTTGCCGACCACGGCCGCAACATGCTGCTGGCGGGTTTCATCATGTTCGTGGTGGCCCAGGTGCCGCCGCAGCGGCTGATGATGTTCGCGGTGCCGCTCTACGCGACCGGGGTGGCGCTGCTGATTGCGGTTGCGCTGTTCGGCATCACCAAGAAGGGCGCACAGCGCTGGATCAACGTGGGCGTGGTGATCCAGCCCAGCGAAATCCTCAAGATCGCGATGCCGCTGATGCTGGCCTGGTGGTTCCAGCGCCGCGAGGGCCAGCTGCGGCCGCTCGACTTCGTGGTGGCCACGGTGCTGCTGGCGGTGCCGGTCGGGCTCATCATGAAACAGCCCGACCTGGGCACCTCGCTGCTGGTGCTGGCGGCCGGCATGGCGGTGATCTTCTTTGCCGGGCTGCCCTGGAAGCTGATCGTGCCGCCGGTGGTGATCGGCGCCGTGGCGGTCACGCTGATCGTGGGCTTCGAGTCGCAGCTGTGCGCCGACGGCGTCGACTGGCGCGTGCTGCACGACTACCAGAAGCAGCGCGTGTGCACGCTGCTCGACCCCAGCAAGGACCCGCTGGGCAAGGGCTTCCACATCATCCAGGGCATGATCGCCATCGGTTCGGGCGGCGTCGGCGGCAAGGGCTTCATGCAGGGCACGCAGACGCACCTCGAATTCATTCCCGAGCGCACCACCGACTTCATCTTCGCCGCCTATTCCGAGGAGTTCGGCCTGGTCGGCAACCTGGCGCTGATCGCGGCCTTCATCCTGCTGATCTTCCGCGGGCTGGCCATCGCCGCTGCGGCGCAGACCCTGTTCTCGCGCCTGCTCGCGGGCGCGGTCACCATGATTTTCTTCACCTATGCCTTCGTCAACATGGGCATGGTGAGCGGCATCCTGCCGGTGGTGGGCGTGCCGCTGCCGTTCATCAGCTATGGCGGCACCGCCATGGTCACGCTGGGGCTGGGGCTGGGCATCCTGATGTCGATCGCCCGGGCCAGGAAGCTGGCCCAGAACTAATTCCAGAAACACCGAGGAACCGGCTTTGCCGGGCCTCTGGTGTTGCCCCCGGTAGGGGGTGGGCGAAAGCGACACGAAGTGCGCGAAGCCTGGGGGCGAGCAATAATCAGGAATGATCTCCCGCGAACCCACCATCGAGCGCCTCGCCACGGCGCAAAAGCTCCTGCTCACGCCCTTCGGCCTCGACGAATCTCACCTGGGCAAGGCCCTGGCCGAGATCACCGCACACAGGGTGGACGACGCCGACCTGTACTTCCAGTACACGCGCAGCGAAGGCTGGAGCCTCGAGGAGGGCATCGTCAAGACCGGCAGCTTCAGCATCGACCAGGGCGTCGGCGTGCGCGCGGTCAGCGGCGAGAAGACGGCCTTCGCCTATTCGGACGACATCTCCGAGGCTTCGCTGCTCGACGCGGCCCGCACGGTGCGCTCGATTTCCTCCGCAGGCCGCACCGGCCGCGTGAAGACCGCCACCCGCAAGATCGCCTCGAGCCGGTCGCTCTACAACGGCATCGACCCCATTTCCACCCTCGACAGCACGGCCAAGGTCAAGCTGCTCGAAAAGGTCGAGAAGCTGGCGCGTTCGCGCGACCCGCGGGTGGCGCAGGTCATGGCGGGCCTCGCGAGCGAATACGACGTGGTGCTGGTGGCGCGCGCCGACGGCACGCTGGCGGCCGACGTGCGCCCGCTGGTGCGCCTGTCGGTCACCGTGATCGCCGAACAGAACGGCCGGCGCGAGGTCGGCTCGGGCGGTGGCGGCGGGCGTTTCGGCCTGGCCTACTTCAACGACGCGCAGATTGCCGAATACGTCGACCAGGCCGTGAAGGCCGCGCTGACCAATCTCGATGCACGCCCGGCGCCCGCCGGCGAAATGACCGTGGTGCTCGGCTCCGGCTGGCCCGGCATCCTGCTGCACGAAGCCATCGGCCACGGCCTGGAAGGCGACTTCAACCGCAAGGGCTCGAGCGCCTTCTCGGGCCGCATCGGCCAGCGCGTGGCGGCCAAGGGCGTGACGGTGCTCGACGACGGCACCATTGCCGACCGCCGCGGCTCGCTCAACGTTGACGACGAAGGCAACGCCAGCCAGCGCAACGTGCTGATCGAGGACGGCATCCTCAAGGGCTACATCCAGGATTCGCTCAACGCGCGCCTCATGAAGGTCAAGACCACGGGCAACGGCCGCCGCGAAAGCTACGCCCACGTGCCGATGCCGCGCATGACCAACACCTACATGCTCGGCGGCGACAAGGACCCGAAGGAAATCGTGGCCAGCATCAAGAAGGGCCTCTATGCCACCAACTTCGGCGGCGGGCAGGTCGACATCACGAGCGGCAAGTTCGTGTTCTCGGCCAGCGAGGCCTTCTGGGTCGAGAACGGCAAGATCCAGTACCCGGTCAAGGGCGCGACCATCGTGGGCAACGGCCCCGACGCGCTCACCCGCGTGACCATGATCGGCAACGACATGGCGCTGGATTCGGGCGTGGGCACCTGCGGCAAGGAAGGCCAGAGCGTGCCGGTCGGCGTCGGCCAGCCCACCCTGCGCATCGATGGTTTGACCGTAGGCGGAACGGCCTGAGAGCTTGTAAGCTCCGCTCCTCATTTCTTACAAAGAGGAGCATTCGATGAGGATCAGGATCAATTCGTCTGCGGCCCTGTGGGCCGCGGCTGCCGCCGTGGCGCTGGCAACCGCAGGTTGCGCTTCGCGCGGCGGTTCGGGCGACAGCAGCCAGCCCGCGGCATCGGCACCTGCGGCCGGCGCCCCCGCGGCCCCGGCACGCGGCGGCGCCAAGGCCGGCATGGACGCCAAGGGCAACGTCGTTGATTCCTCCAAGGTCGAAGCCGGCAGCGGCCGCACCGTCAAGGGCCTGAATGGCTACGAAGGCGAGATCACCGGCAATCCGGCGCGCAACAGCAGGTTCACGCGGCTGCAGATCGGCATGAGCGCCAAGCAGGTCACCGACCTTGCCGGCCCGCCGACCGACCAGGGCGCCTACGTGACGGGCAAGGCCTTCATCCCGTTCTATTTCGGCAGCGACCGCCATCGCTACGAGATGACCTACAAGGGCCAGGGCCGCCTGGTCTTCGCGGGCGGCGGCATGGGCGACTACTCCAGCGGCAACCTGATCTGGATCATCCACAACCCCAACGAATCCGGCTACCGCTGAGCCCTTGAAGCCGGGCCTTTGCCCGGCTTTTCGTTTTCCGTGCTACATTTCGCCCACATGTCCGCCCTCCGCGCTTATTTCTTTGCCTACTTTTGGTTCCCGGTTTCCGGCGGACGAGAGGCGAGCGCGTAAAGCAAACGAACACCCTCCCAAAACCGCCGGCGCCTCGAGCCCCGGCGGTTTTTTTATGCCCTGACGATATCCACTCCAACAAGGAAAGCACCATGAGCACGAACACTGCCCCCGCCAGCGACAGCTGGTATGCGAGCGTCGAAAAAACCAGCAAGACCGACGACGAACGCATCAAGGACATCAACGTGCTGCCCCCTCCCGAACACCTGATCCGCTTCTTCCCGATTCGCGGCACGCCGGTCGAGACGCTGATCGAGGGCACCCGCCGCAGCATCCACAACATCATGGCGGGCAAGGACGACCGGCTGCTGGTGGTGATGGGCCCGTGCTCCATCCACGACCCGGCCGCGGCGCTCGAATACGCCCGCCGACTCAAGGCGGAGCGCGAAAAGTACGCCGGCACGCTCGAGATCGTGATGCGCGTGTACTTCGAGAAGCCGCGCACCACGGTCGGCTGGAAGGGCCTGATCAACGACCCGTACCTGGACGAGAGCTACCGCATCGACGAGGGCCTGCGCATGGCGCGCCAGCTGCTGATCGACATCAACCGGCTCGGCCTGCCCGCAGGCAGCGAGTTCCTCGACGTGATCTCGCCGCAGTACATCGGCGACCTGATCGCCTGGGGCGCCATCGGCGCGCGCACCACCGAAAGCCAGGTGCACCGCGAACTGGCCTCGGGCCTGTCGGCGCCCATCGGCTTCAAGAACGGCACCGACGGCAACATCCGCATCGCCACCGACGCCATCCAGGCGGCGGCGCGCGGCCACCACTTTCTCTCGGTGCACAAGAACGGCCAGGTCGCGATCGTGCAGACCAACGGCAACCGCGACTGCCACGTCATCCTGCGCGGCGGCAAGGCGCCCAACTACGACGCCGCCAGCGTCGAGGCGGCCTGCAAGGACCTCGAGGCCGCCAAGCTCCCGCCCACGCTGATGGTCGACTGCAGCCACGCCAACAGCTCCAAGCAGCACCAGAAGCAGATCGACGTGGCGAAGGACATCGCCAACCAGATCGCCGAGGGTTCGAACCGCGTCTTCGGCGTGATGGTCGAAAGCCACCTGCAAGCCGGCGCGCAGAAGTTCACGCCGGGCAAGGACCAGCTCTCGGGCCTCGAATACGGCAAGAGCATCACCGACGCCTGCCTGGGCTGGGACGACTCGGTGCAGGTGCTCGACACCCTGTCGCAGGCGATCAAGCGGCGCCGGGGTTAAAGCATTCCGGCCAGTTCGGGCCAGTGGTGCCGCATTGCGGCGGCTTCATCGCCGTCCGGCGGCACCAGGGAGAAGTCGGCGAAGTCGAAGCCCGGCCCGACCATGCAGGCGACCAGCGTGTAGTCGCCGCTCGCGTGGCCCTGGATCGGCCGGGCGGCCTGCCACTGGCCGGCCGGCACCACGTGCTGGGGCCGCGTGCCATGGGCGTCGACCGGCCCCAGCCGCACATGGGCCGGGGCCGTGCGCAGCGCGGCGTCGCAGGTCCAGAGCGCGAGCGGCACGCCTTCCAGGTGCACCCACACTTCATCCGACAGCACCCGGTGCCAGCGCGAATGCTGCCCGGCCTCGAGCAGGAAGTAGATGCTGGTGAGCGCACTGCGCGCAGCGCGGCCATCGGTGGGCAGGACGCTCGCTGCCGAGCGGAACACCTCGCTGTACCAGCCGCCCTCGGGGTGCGGTTGCAGCGCGAGGGTCTCGATCAGTTCGCGGGCGCGCATGGCCGTCATGGCGCGGGGGCCGCGCGCAGTGCCGCGAGCAGCTTCTCGTGCACCCCGCCGAAGCCGCCGTTGCTCATGCACACGATGTGGTCACCCGGCCGGGCCGCCGCCACGATCTGGGCGACCAGCGGTTCGATGGCTCCGGCCACCTGCGCACGCTTGCCCATGGGGGCAAGCGCGGCTGCGGCATCCCAATCGAGCCCGGCCGTGTGGCAGAACGACAGGCCGGCCGATTCCAGGCTCCATGGCAGCTGCGCCGCCATGACGCCCAGCTTCATCGTGTTGCTGCGCGGCTCGAAGGCCGCAAGGATGCGTTCGCCTTGCCGGCCGGCGTCGTCGAGCTTCTTGCGCAGCCCGTCGAGCGTGGTGCGGATGGCGGTGGGGTGGTGGGCGAAATCGTCGTAGACGGTGATTGCGCCGCCGCTGCGCTCGACGGTGCCGCGTAGTTCCATGCGGCGGCGAACGTTCCTGAAGCTGCCCAGCGCGCGCGCCGCATCGGCCGGCGCGACGCCGATGTGCTCGGCGGCGGCAATGGCCGCCAGCGCGTTCATCTGGTTGTGCAGGCCCGAGAGCGCCCATTCGACCCGCCCCACCACCTCGCCGCGCAGCAGCACGTCGAAGGCGTCGTGCGAGCCGCGCGCCTGCCATTCGCCGCCGGCGCCGAAGCGCGCCATCTCGCTCCAGCAGCCCTGGGCCAGCACGCGCTGCAGGCTTTCTTCCATGGCGTTCACCACCAGCCGCCCGGTGCCGGGGACGGTGCGCACGAGGTGATGGAACTGCCGCTCGATGGCGGCCAGGTCGTCGAAGATGTCGGCGTGGTCGAACTCCAGGTTGTTCAGGACCGCCGTGCGCGGACGGTAGTGCACGAATTTGCTGCGCTTGTCGAAGAAGGCCGTGTCGTATTCGTCGGCTTCGATGACGAAGGCCGGGCTCTCCCCGAGCCGCGCCGAGACGCCGAAGTCGAGCGGCACGCCGCCGATCAGGAACCCCGGCGCCTTGCCGGCCTTCTCGAGCACCCAGGCCAGCATCGACGTGGTGGTCGTCTTGCCGTGGGTGCCGGCGACCGCCAGCACGTGGCGCCCCAGCAGCACGTGTTCGGCCAGCCATTGCGGGCCGCTGGTGTAGGGCTTGCCGGCGTCGAGGATGGCTTCCATCAGCGGAAACTTGGGCGTGCCGTCGGCCAGCCGGGCCCTCGAAACCACGTTGCCGACCACGAAAACATCGGGTGAAAGCGCGAGCTGGTCCGCGCCGAAGCCCTCGATCAGATCGATGCCGAGCGACCGGAGCTGGTCGCTCATGGGCGGGTACACGCCGGCGTCGCAGCCCGTGACCCGGTGGCCTGCCTCGCGCGCCAGGGCGGCCAATCCGCCCATGAACGTGCCGCAGATGCCAAGAATATGAATGTGCATCGGGCGATTCTAGGGAGGCGGCAAGCGGTGCACGCGCTCCAGTCCTCGTCCCTTGTACTGATGTTTGTGCGAGGGGCGCCGTACTGCGGGCAAAATGTGTCGATGGACACGTCCACCAAGCGCGAGATTGCCGCCGCTGCAGCCCGCCTCGTCGTCGAGGAGGGGCTGGAGTACGGTCCGGCCAAGCGCCGGGCGCTGCGCGACCTGGGCTTGTCCTCGCGCACGGCGCTACCGAACAACGACGAGGTGGAGGCTGAGGTGCGCGACTACATCGCGCTCTATTGCGCCGACACCCAGCCGCAGGAGCTGCGTGCGCTGCGGCTGCTCGCGCTCGAATGGATGGAGCGCATGGCGGCGTTCCGTCCGCATGTGGGGGGCGCGGTCTGGCACGGCACCGCCACGCGGTTGTCAGACATTTATATTCAATTGTTCTGCGATGATTCCAAGTCGGCCGAGATTGCCCTGATCGACCACCACGTGGACTACGAGCCGCGGATGGTCACCGGGTTTCACGGCGAGCAGGTGGAGGCGCTGAGCGTGCACGCCGCAAGCCGTGCCTTGGGCGAGGAAATTGGCGTGCACCTGCTGGTGTACGACCTTGACGACCTGCGCGGTGCGCTCCGGCCTGACGCCCAGGGCCGCACGCCGCGCGGCGACCTCGCGGCGCTGCGCCGGCTGATCGAAAGTGAAAAGGACAGTGAATGACTTCTTCGCCCACACGGCGAGGCCTCCTTTATGGCGGCGTAGCGGTCGCGGCCGCTGCGGCCGGCCTGGGCGGCGCATGGTGGCGTGAGCGCGGCAGCAGCCCGAAGGGCGAGGTGCTGGCCGCGAGTTTCTGGGAGCAGCGCTTCGAGCGGCCGGAGGGCGGCGAACTGGTTTTTTCCAGTTTGCGCGGCAAACCGCTGCTGCTCAACTTCTGGGCCACGTGGTGTCCACCGTGTGTCGAAGAAATGCCGATGATCGACCGCTTCTTCCGCGAAAATGGCGCGAACGGCTGGCAAGTTGTGGGCTTGGCCATCGACCAGCCCAGCGCGGTGCGCAAGTTCCTGCAGAAGACGCCGGTCAGCTACCCCACGGGCCTGGCCGGCCTGCAGGGGACGGAATTGGTCAAGAATCTAGGCAACACGGGCGGCGGATTGCCGTTCACGCTGGTCCTGAACGGCACGGGCGAAGTGGCGGCTCGTAAAATGGGCAAGCTCGAAGCGGCCGACCTGGACGCTTGGCGGCGTGAACTGGTTCACGGTTAGAATCAGATACACACTCGGCATTAGCCGCCAATCGCTGAAAATCACCGATTTTTAGCCAAGTTACATCCTATTGACCGGCAAAGTCGGCACTGGAGCTCCATGGATCTGCGCAAACTCAAGACACTGATCGATTTGGTGTCGGAATCCAATATTTCCGAACTGGAAATCACTGAAACCGAAGGCAAGGTTCGCATCGTCAAGGGCGGCGGCGCTGCCCCGGTGCAATATGTACAGACCGTGGCGGCTGCACCTGCCGCTGCTCCTGCTGCCGGCGCACCGGCGGCACCCGCGCTTCCCAGCGCCCCCGCACCCGAAGCGGCACCCACCGGCCACGCGATCAAGTCGCCGATGGTGGGTACTTTCTACCGCTCCTCCAGCCCGGGCGCCCCGGCCTTCGTCGAAGTCGGCAGCAAGGTCAACGAGGGCGACACAGTCTGCATCATCGAGGCAATGAAGATCCTCAACGAAATCGAAGCCGACAAGTCCGGCACGATCACCCAGATCCTCGGCGAAAACGGCCAGGCGGTCGAATACGGCCAGCCGCTGTTCATCATCGAGTGACCATGTTCAAGAAGATTCTGGTTGCGAACCGAGGGGCTCGCGCCTCGGCGCGGGCGGGCGAAGGCCGTCAAATTGCCCTGGCACGCGCAGCGTACGGGCGATGCAGCCGCGGGGGCGCACATGTTTAAGAAGATCCTGGTTGCCAATCGCGGCGAAATCGCCCTCCGGATCCAGCGCGCCTGCAGCGAACTCGGCATCAAGGCCGTGATGGTCTATTCCGAAGCGGACCGCGAGGCCAAGTACGTCAAGCTTGCGCAGGAGGCCGTGTGCATCGGCCCGGCGCCGTCGTCGCTGAGCTATCTCAATATGCCGGCCATCATCTCGGCGGCCGAGGTGACCGACGCCGAGGCCATCCACCCCGGCTACGGCTTCCTGAGCGAGAACGCCAATTTCGCCGAACGCGTGGAGCAGAGCGGTTTCCAGTTCATTGGCCCGACGCCTGAAAACATCCGTGTCATGGGTGACAAGGTCTCGGCCAAGCAGGCCATGATCAAGGCCGGCGTGCCGTGCGTGCCGGGTTCCGAGGGCGAGCTCTCGGACGACGCCACCACCAACAAGCGCATTGCCCGCGCCATCGGCTATCCGGTCATCATCAAGGCGGCAGGCGGTGGCGGTGGCCGCGGCATGCGCGTGGTGCACACCGAGGCCGCGCTGATCAACGCAATCCAGATGACCAAGGCGGAAGCCGGCGCTGCATTCAGCAATCCGGCCGTGTACATGGAGAAATTCCTCCAGAACCCGCGCCACGTCGAAATCCAGATCCTGGCCGACAAGCACAAGAATGCGGTCTACCTGGGCGAGCGCGACTGCTCCATGCAGCGGCGCCACCAGAAGGTCATCGAGGAATCGCCGGCACCCGGCATTCCGCGCAAGCTGATCGAGAAGATCGGCGAGCGCTGCGCCGCGGCCTGCAAGAAGATCGGCTACCGCGGCGCCGGCACCTTCGAGTTCCTCTACGAGAACGGCGAGTTCTATTTCATCGAGATGAACACGCGCGTGCAGGTGGAGCACCCGGTGACCGAGTTCACCACCGGCATCGACATCGTGAAGACGCAGATCATGGTGGCGGCCGGCGAGAAGCTGCCGTTCACGCAGCGCCAGATCGAGATGCGCGGCCACGCCATCGAGTGCCGCATCAACGCCGAGGACGCCTGGAAGTTCACGCCGTCGCCGGGCCGCATCACCATGTGGCACCCGCCGGGCGGTCCGGGTGTGCGCGTCGATTCGCATGCATACACCAACTACTTCGTGCCGCCCAACTACGACTCGATGATCGGCAAGATCATCGTCTATGGCGACACGCGCGAGCAGGCCATGGCGCGCATGCGCACGGCGCTCAACGAAACCGTGATCGAAGGCATTCAGACCAACATCCCGCTGCACCGCGAGCTGATGGTCGACGCCAAGTTCATGAGCGGCGGCACCAACATCCATTACCTGGAAGAGTGGCTCGCAGCGCACAAACGCTAAGCGGACACCTGACGCCATGTTTGAACTTCGCCTGATGGCGCCGGAAGACCGGGTCGAAACGCTCAGCGACGCGCTCGACGCACTCGATGCGCTCAGCGTGTCGGTGGAAGATGCCGACGCGCAGACCGATGCCGAGCAGGCGCTGTTCGGCGAGCCCGGCATGCCCCCGCCCAAGGAAGGCTGGCAGCGTTCGCGTGTGATCGCGCTGTTTGCCGATGAAGCGCTTGCGAAAGAGGCCGCGTCGGTGCTTGCGCTGCAGGATTTCTTCGAAGGCTGTGCGGTGCTCGGCGTGGCGCCGGTGCCCGAGCAGGACTGGGTGCGGCTCACGCAATCGCAGTTCGCGCCGGTCGAGATCACGCCCGAATTCTGGATCGTGCCGACTTGGCATGAGCCGCCCGAGCAGGCAAGGCAGGTGATCCGGCTCGATCCGGGGCTTGCCTTTGGCACCGGCACCCATCCCACCACGCGCATGTGCCTGCGCTGGATCGCAAGGCAGGGTTCGTTCGCCGGCCAGCGCGTGCTCGACTACGGCTGCGGCTCTGGCATCCTGGCCATCGGCGCGGCGAAGTTCGGCGCGACCGACATCGATGCCGTCGACATCGACGAGGCGGCCGTTTCGTCGACCCGCCTCAATGCCGAAGCCAACGGCGTGCGCCTGAATGCCGGCCTGCCCGAAGCGGCCAAGGGCCGCTACGGCACCGTGCTGGCCAACATCCTGGCCACGCCGCTCAAGGTGCTTGCGCCACTGCTGCGCAGCCACGTGGCGGCCGGTGGATCGCTGGTGCTGGCCGGCATCCTCGAGCGCCAGGCCGACGAGCTGAAGCAGGCCTATGCGCCTTATGCCGCGCTCGAAGTCAGCGACAGCGAGGATGGCTGGATCCTCATGACGGCGCGTTGCTGAGGACGCGCGCGCCTGCCGTTTCGCGTTTGATCCCACTGGCGCGGCGAGGGCCCAACCCTACAATCGCCCCGTCATGAGCCTCGTCACGCGCTGCCCCGCCTGTGCCACCACCTTCAAGGTGGTGCGCGACCAGCTTCGCATTTCGGATGGCTGGGTGCGCTGCGGACGCTGCAGCCACGTGTTCGACGCCACGCTCGACCTGCACGAGGCGCCCGATGGCCCGCCGGCCACGAGCGCTGCGCCTCCACCGGCACCCGCTGCATCGACCGAGCCGTCCTCCTCCGATGCGATCGAAGACGCTGATTTCTTCGACGACGAACCCGAGCATCGCGAGCCGCCGGAGGCTGCAGCTGCGCCTTCCGAGGCCGGGCTGGTGCCGGCACCCGACCCCGCGCCTGCACCCGCACCAGCTCCCGCGCCCGCGCCCGCCTTCGCCTTGCCGGCGCACGGCATCGTCGCCGACGAGCTGTGGACCGACTTCGAAGCCAACGAGCCCGAATGGCGGCCGCCGGCGAGTTCGCTGCCGCCGTTTCCGAACATCGACCTGAATCTGGCGGCTCCGCCTTCGCCGCCGCCCCCGCCCGCACCACCGTTGCCGGCCCTGCGCCTCCAGGCGCGCGAGATGGCGGCAACCGCCAGCGAAGAAGACGAAAAGCACGCGCCCGAACCAGACCGCGACCAGGTGCAGATGCAAAAGGCGCTGCGCCGGGCCCGCATCAAGTCGGCCAAGATCGCGAGCGCCAAGGCGCGCGACGAGCGCGCCGCCGCAAAGATGTCGGCCTCGATGGTGCGGGAGGCGA from Variovorax sp. V93 includes the following:
- the accB gene encoding acetyl-CoA carboxylase biotin carboxyl carrier protein: MDLRKLKTLIDLVSESNISELEITETEGKVRIVKGGGAAPVQYVQTVAAAPAAAPAAGAPAAPALPSAPAPEAAPTGHAIKSPMVGTFYRSSSPGAPAFVEVGSKVNEGDTVCIIEAMKILNEIEADKSGTITQILGENGQAVEYGQPLFIIE
- the accC gene encoding acetyl-CoA carboxylase biotin carboxylase subunit, with protein sequence MFKKILVANRGEIALRIQRACSELGIKAVMVYSEADREAKYVKLAQEAVCIGPAPSSLSYLNMPAIISAAEVTDAEAIHPGYGFLSENANFAERVEQSGFQFIGPTPENIRVMGDKVSAKQAMIKAGVPCVPGSEGELSDDATTNKRIARAIGYPVIIKAAGGGGGRGMRVVHTEAALINAIQMTKAEAGAAFSNPAVYMEKFLQNPRHVEIQILADKHKNAVYLGERDCSMQRRHQKVIEESPAPGIPRKLIEKIGERCAAACKKIGYRGAGTFEFLYENGEFYFIEMNTRVQVEHPVTEFTTGIDIVKTQIMVAAGEKLPFTQRQIEMRGHAIECRINAEDAWKFTPSPGRITMWHPPGGPGVRVDSHAYTNYFVPPNYDSMIGKIIVYGDTREQAMARMRTALNETVIEGIQTNIPLHRELMVDAKFMSGGTNIHYLEEWLAAHKR
- the prmA gene encoding 50S ribosomal protein L11 methyltransferase, with the protein product MFELRLMAPEDRVETLSDALDALDALSVSVEDADAQTDAEQALFGEPGMPPPKEGWQRSRVIALFADEALAKEAASVLALQDFFEGCAVLGVAPVPEQDWVRLTQSQFAPVEITPEFWIVPTWHEPPEQARQVIRLDPGLAFGTGTHPTTRMCLRWIARQGSFAGQRVLDYGCGSGILAIGAAKFGATDIDAVDIDEAAVSSTRLNAEANGVRLNAGLPEAAKGRYGTVLANILATPLKVLAPLLRSHVAAGGSLVLAGILERQADELKQAYAPYAALEVSDSEDGWILMTARC
- a CDS encoding zinc-ribbon and DUF3426 domain-containing protein, which codes for MSLVTRCPACATTFKVVRDQLRISDGWVRCGRCSHVFDATLDLHEAPDGPPATSAAPPPAPAASTEPSSSDAIEDADFFDDEPEHREPPEAAAAPSEAGLVPAPDPAPAPAPAPAPAPAFALPAHGIVADELWTDFEANEPEWRPPASSLPPFPNIDLNLAAPPSPPPPPAPPLPALRLQAREMAATASEEDEKHAPEPDRDQVQMQKALRRARIKSAKIASAKARDERAAAKMSASMVREASEPEPGLLPSPLPAVRDDAEDSERLPFSDGNENLGRRAASVWQRPGARRWLWLLAALAVLLLVVQVLRHERDGIVARQPNLRPAFAALCRATGCELTALRQIGDIVIEGAAFAREKTGNNDYRLSFTLRNGAAVPLAMPAVELSLLDTQERAVVRRVLMAADYGAPAVLAARSDQAASLPLSLSATEAAALPPIAGYRVEAFYP